Proteins from one Acropora muricata isolate sample 2 chromosome 9, ASM3666990v1, whole genome shotgun sequence genomic window:
- the LOC136929370 gene encoding sodium-dependent neutral amino acid transporter B(0)AT3-like has product MAVGDENLVNEGGSTRKTVSTMAILGKGDEGNAGKVEIEVVENEKIRLGWDNKIQFLLSAIGFAVGLGNVWRFPWLCQKNGGGAFLIPYFVMLIFEGIPIFYLELSIGQRLRQGSINVWSTVSPYLGGVGIATTIICILVGGYYNVVISWVLFYFFHSFQSPLPWAECPRISTYKTDNNGTEEVIPKECSASSPTAYYYHRETLMHAGSIDESAQINWKLAVALVVAWVLAYLCIIKSIQSSGKVVYFTATFPYVVLIAFFIRGLMLKGFEAGLVHLFTPKWERLLDPLVWLDAATQIFFSLGLAFGTMVAYASYNTIHQNTLRDALTISIANCMTSLFAGVVVFSILGFRATYMMENCEAANEKIRQNFSTTLNELNTTGLTTQQVDWLKGNMTINFTSGLLKCDLKEFLTDAASGPGLVFIAFTDAINQMPGAAFWSVMFFLMLLTLGLDSLFGALESVTSALKDVRGFKKLPRELLSGLLCIIGLGIGLPMVTYSGEYVLQLFDSFAANLPLLLIAICECVGVCYCYGIQRFSDDIEYMTGSKPNVFWKVCWMFITPAAMFTILVASIVLMSQGKASYYAWNKDQGKYEKVPYPNWAVFVAVMLVLVSVIFIPCVAVARYFGLIKYTRLDPVSLKDAEAGKLFKNEAMDTQM; this is encoded by the exons ATGGCAGTCGGAGATGAAAATCTAGTTAATGAAGGTGGATCGACTCGTAAAACGGTATCAACTATGGCAATTTTAGGGAAAGGCGACGAAGGCAATGCAGGCAAAGTTGAAATTGAAGTGGTTGAAAACGAGAAAATACGGCTCGGCTGGGACAACAAAATACAATTTCTCCTCTCAGCGATTGGTTTTGCTGTTGGCTTGGGAAATGTCTGGAGATTTCCTTGGCTTTGCCAAAAAAATGGAGGAG GAGCCTTCTTGATACCTTACTTTGTCATGCTCATATTTGAGGGGATACCAATCTTTTATCTGGAGCTCAGCATCGGACAAAGACTTCGCCAGGGATCCATTAATGTTTGGAGCACAGTATCTCCCTACTTAGGAGGGGTAGGGATTGCGACAACGATCATCTGTATCCTGGTGGGTGGTTACTACAACGTTGTCATCTCCTGGGTTCTCTTCTACTTCTTCCACTCGTTCCAATCTCCTCTCCCTTGGGCCGAATGTCCACGGATTTCAACTTACAAAACTGATAATAACGGCACAGAAGAAGTGATTCCCAAGGAATGCTCTGCAAGCAGCCCCACGGCTTATTACTATCACAGAGAGACGTTGATGCATGCGGGTTCAATAGACGAGAGCGCCCAGATCAACTGGAAGTTAGCAGTGGCCTTGGTAGTCGCTTGGGTGTTGGCGTACCTTTGTATTATCAAGAGCATCCAGTCATCTGGAAAA GTGGTGTACTTTACAGCAACATTTCCTTATGTGGTCCTGATTGCCTTTTTTATCCGCGGACTTATGTTGAAAGGATTCGAAGCCGGTCTGGTGCACCTGTTTACGCCTAAG TGGGAACGTCTTCTGGACCCACTTGTATGGCTCGATGCAGCGACACAAATCTTCTTCTCGCTGGGCCTGGCATTTGGCACCATGGTTGCCTATGCCAGCTACAATACAATTCACCAAAACACACTTCGTGACGCCTTAACAATTTCCATCGCAAACTGCATGACTTCGTTGTTTGCTGGTGTTGTTGTTTTCTCCATTTTAGGATTCAG GGCTACGTACATGATGGAGAATTGTGAAGCTGCCAACGAAAAAATCCGACAGAACTTCAGTACAACCCTAAACGAGCTTAACACAACAGGGCTGACTACACAGCAAGTCGACTGGCTCAAGGGTAACATGACTATCAATTTTACAAGTGGGCTGCTCAAATGTGACCTGAAGGAATTCCTCACAGAC GCAGCCAGTGGTCCAGGATTGGTGTTCATTGCATTCACGGATGCAATTAATCAGATGCCAGGTGCAGCCTTCTGGTCCGTCATGTTTTTCCTCATGCTCTTGACCCTTGGCCTTGACAGTTTATTTGGAGCCTTGGAGAGTGTGACATCGGCGCTGAAGGATGTTAGGGGTTTCAAGAAACTACCAAGAGAACTTTTATCTG GGCTCTTATGTATCATCGGCCTCGGTATTGGTCTTCCCATGGTGACGTATTCGGGTGAATACGTGTTGCAACTGTTCGACAGCTTTGCCGCAAACCTCCCTCTTCTTCTGATAGCAATCTGCGAGTGTGTTGGTGTCTGCTACTGCTATGGCATTCAAAG GTTTTCAGATGACATTGAATACATGACAGGGAGCAAACCAAACGTCTTCTGGAAAGTCTGCTGGATGTTCATCACACCAGCTGCGATGTTTACAATCTTGGTTGCAAGCATCGTGCTTATGTCCCAAGGGAAAGCATCTTACTATGCTTGGAACAAAGACCAG GGAAAATACGAGAAAGTGCCTTACCCCAACTGGGCGGTATTCGTTGCTGTAATGCTTGTCCTCGTGTCAGTGATCTTCATTCCTTGTGTGGCCGTTGCTCGATATTTTGGATTAATCAAGTACACACGACTGGATCCTGTTTCCTTGAAGGACGCCGAGGCAGGAAAGCTTTTTAAGAACGAAGCTATGGACACACAAATGTAA
- the LOC136928794 gene encoding myosin-2 essential light chain-like: MSDLTEEQIIEFKDAFCLFDQEGDGKVGKAQVPDILRSVGLNPMKHDVEKVKESLKSTKNKRVPFEEFLSLYVPLAKKQTGSEEEFVQALRHFDRELNGRISAAELRRMLTGLGDKLTEEQADVIVGLHEKKGLVDYEKLVQEVLSG, translated from the coding sequence ATGTCTGACTTGACAGAAGAGCAAATTATAGAATTCAAAGACGCCTTCTGTCTCTTCGATCAAGAAGGTGATGGAAAAGTCGGCAAGGCTCAGGTACCAGATATTTTGAGATCAGTCGGCCTTAACCCAATGAAACACGACGTTGAAAAGGTGAAAGAAAGTCTTAAATCCACTAAGAACAAGAGAGTCCCGTTTGAAGAATTTCTCTCCCTTTATGTCCCACTTGCCAAGAAGCAAACAGGAAGCGAGGAAGAATTTGTTCAAGCGCTGAGACATTTTGACCGTGAGTTGAATGGCCGGATCAGCGCTGCAGAGCTTCGCCGAATGCTTACCGGACTTGGTGACAAGCTCACTGAAGAACAAGCGGATGTGATTGTTGGTTTGCATGAGAAAAAAGGTCTCGTTGATTATGAGAAACTTGTGCAGGAGGTCCTATCTGGCTAA
- the LOC136929371 gene encoding coiled-coil domain-containing protein 102A-like, translating into MNANSANLQVQAVNPTVYEKTSSDLPASFAETEDLDARVELRERELEEARSRAIQMEKTMRWWSDCTANWREKWGKVRAERNKAREENRQLKLKLEAAVKEISNLKREKLTAHEIQVKLQKEVEKLERELKKDKRLIPSARVEPSLKEESSEFVAGEPKISSVYDSTVPKLGAEKQFIEQILQKNEFYQGQADDIDANVFERTHSVPPDDRRRSRQNSRKQENVFDIENSQLFILIRTKLEQTEKLLSEERSAKQNLVEELDNLQSDLTTLKLKNEDLKVSQQDYSQELARLRSKHEKEVGELNANLEEAYGSSNRSGNATKINELRAEVERLQVENSQEWSKREKLESDKLNLERENKKLRFQIEDLTAQLSDISKTSKGNSDIIQLQTQLEEKTREQQELKHTFNKVRKQLQEKAEELSHSRKRIEQHESEVRKLRARVEELKIELTKAEDEVDSQSSNLRRVQRSLDEQTELANSYKVQMEHLNSRLRAGGAAGPTVNSRYKTGRKTPMQLSSDSEEDLSFK; encoded by the exons ATGAATGCAAACTCCGCAAACTTACAAGTCCAAGCAGTTAATCCTACAGTGTACGAGAAGACCAGCAGCGATCTCCCAGCTTCCTTCGCAGAAACTGAAGATCTGGATGCCAGGGTCGAGTTGAGAGAAAGAGAGCTTGAGGAAGCTCGATCAAGAGCAATTCAAATGGAAAAGACAATGCGATGGTGGTCCGATTGCACTGCCAACTGGCGCGAAAAATGGGGTAAAGTACGCGCTGAAAGGAACAAGGCTAGAGAGGAAAACAGGCAACTTAAGCTTAAGTTGGAGGCCGCGGTAAAAGAAATCTCAAACTTAAAGCGTGAGAAGCTGACAGCCCATGAAATCCAGGTTAAACTtcaaaaagaagttgaaaaattAGAAAGGGAACTCAAGAAAGACAAACGCTTGATTCCATCAGCGCGCGTGGAACCTTCGCTCAAAGAGGAATCTTCGGAATTTGTCGCTGGTGAGCCCAAAATTTCCAGTGTTTATGATTCAACCGTGCCCAAGCTAGGAGCTGAAAAACAATTTATCGAACAGATACTCCAAAAGAACGAGTTCTATCAAGGGCAAGCTGACGATATCGATGCGAATGTATTTGAAAGAACTCACTCGGTTCCACCTGATGACCGCAGACGAAGTCGTCAAAACtcgagaaaacaagaaaatgtgtTTGACATAGAGAACTCTCAATTGTTTATATTAATTCGAACAAAACTTGAACAAACGGAGAAACTTCTGTCAGAAGAAAGAAG tGCAAAGCAGAATCTGGTTGAAGAATTGGATAATCTCCAGTCAGATCTCACTACACTGAAGCTGAAAAATGAGGATCTTAAAGTTTCTCAGCAAGATTACTCGCAAGAG CTGGCAAGACTTAGGAGCAAACATGAGAAAGAAGTTGGAGAGCTCAATGCCAACTTGGAAGAAGCTTATGGTTCCAGTAATAGGTCTGGAAATGCTACCAAAATCAATGAGTTAAGAGCAGAG GTTGAAAGATTACAAGTGGAAAATAGTCAAGAATGGAGTAAACGAGAGAAACTGGAGAGTGACAAACTTAACCttgaaagagaaaataagaaGTTGAGATTCCAGATTGAG GATTTAACAGCCCAACTAAGTGACATCAGTAAGACATCAAAAGGAAATTCTGACATTATTCAGCTACAAACTCAACTTGAGGAGAAAACCAGG GAGCAGCAAGAATTGAAGCACACCTTCAACAAAGTACGAAAGCAGCTCCAAGAAAAA GCCGAGGAGTTGAGTCATTCCAGAAAGAGAATAGAACAGCATGAAAGTGAAGTGAGGAAACTGAGGGCAAGAGTAGAAGAGCTGAAGATTGAATTAACCAAAGCTGAAGATGAG gttGACTCACAATCAAGCAATTTGCGCAGAGTTCAACGTTCATTAGATGAACAGACTGAACTTGCAAACAGCTACAAAGTTCAAATGGAACACCTAAATTCAAG ATTACGAGCTGGAGGAGCCGCAGGCCCGACTGTCAATTCCAGATACAAAACAGGAAGAAAAACTCCCATGCAGTTGTCGTCAGACAGTGAAGAAGACCTGTCATTTAAATga
- the LOC136928793 gene encoding myosin-2 essential light chain-like — translation MNKEELEEVFVLFDRTGDGKIDVDQIKDVLRSTGLNPQGADLQKIEEDYKNKDAVEIAEFQAIYNEMKAKPQPAMEDFLEFFKLFDNEKTGCIDSLQLRGFLCMKGDSRLTEDELEVIVKEIEDKQKEAVPYKELITLVMSEPKSVE, via the coding sequence ATGAATAAGGAAGAGCTAGAAGAAGTGTTTGTGCTGTTTGATCGAACCGGCGATGGAAAAATTGATGTCGACCAGATTAAGGATGTGCTTCGGTCTACAGGACTGAACCCACAAGGAGCGGACCTGCAAAAGATCGAAGAGGATTACAAAAACAAGGATGCTGTCGAGATTGCAGAGTTCCAAGCCATCTATaatgaaatgaaagcaaaaccACAGCCAGCTATGGAAGATTTCCTTGAGTTCTTCAAACTCTTTGATAACGAGAAAACTGGCTGTATTGATTCACTTCAGCTGAGAGGATTCTTGTGCATGAAAGGAGACTCCAGGCTGACAGAAGATGAATTAGAAGTGATAGTAAAGGAAATTGAAGATAAACAAAAGGAAGCTGTGCCTTACAAGGAACTAATTACATTGGTGATGAGTGAGCCCAAATCGGTAGAATAA
- the LOC136929374 gene encoding uncharacterized protein encodes MAAKRGTCCCSLPEEIWLHIVTYLDAVKDVLSLACTCKRLSELTNENIIWRRRFKVDNSQLLSLPSMSYVVKSNSDTRENLDEESGIWKKLYFKASHALSFEHRHCPRVLSGLAGERLCAEFRVVPNSSAARANNIRFDDRAPVKQSVEIWVKLNGKKPDGVIVGCQSESASSYRWPKFHWQILHVGPDGCIRGSLEPYKFMKGPCINDGKWHHIALSASSDWQCMFVDGHVVCSINFGIGHELHRHHMRYSQLGNGVISYGSCTPWGGDAMPPGYCGWYPFHGLVREVRIWSGVLTESDVRRNMYLQRIDLVQRALTKRNKCTLIGYWPMNRLVPGTWPWQGSLVTCTSHLEAHREKTVQLRIIFSTLP; translated from the exons ATGGCCGCAAAGAGAGGAACATGCTGTTGCAGTCTCCCAGAGGAAATATGGTTGCACATTGTTACCTACCTCGACGCTGTTAAGGATGTACTTAGCTTAGCTTGCACATGTAAAAGACTCAGCGAACTAACAAACGAAAACATTATTTGGCGGAGACGTTTCAAGGTCGACAACAGTCAACTTCTGTCGCTTCCATCAATGTCGTACGTTGTCAAATCGAATAGCGACACTCGCGAAAACTTGGACGAGGAGTCAGGAATTTGGAAAAAGTTGTATTTTAAAGCCAGTCACGCACTTTCCTTTGAACATAGACACTGCCCAAGGGTTCTAAGTGGTCTCGCTGGGGAAAGGTTGTGTGCTGAGTTCCGAGTCGTTCCAAATTCCAGTGCAGCTAGAGCCAACAACATTCGGTTTGATGATCGTGCACCAGTGAAACAAAGTGTGGAAATCTGGGTGAAGCTAAACGGAAAGAAACCTGATGGTGTAATTGTAGGGTGTCAAAGCGAATCTGCGAG TTCCTATAGGTGGCCTAAATTTCATTGGCAGATTCTTCATGTTGGTCCAGATGGATGCATTAGAGGTTCCCTTGAGCCATACAAGTTTATGAAAGGACCTTGCATTAACGATGGCAAGTGGCATCACATTGCCCTATCAGCGTCATCCGACTGGCAGTGCATGTTTGTGGATGGACATGTTGTTTGCTCAATAAATTTTGGGATTGGACATGAACTTCACAG GCATCACATGAGGTATAGTCAACTTGGTAATGGCGTCATTAGCTATGGCTCTTGCACACCGTGGGGGGGTGACGCTATGCCTCCAGGGTATTGTGGATGGTATCCTTTTCATGGTCTG GTTAGAGAAGTGCGTATCTGGTCAGGCGTGTTAACGGAATCTGACGTGCGTCGGAATATGTATTTACAAAGAATCGACCTTGTTCAACGAGCATTGACCAAACGTAACAAGTGCACGTTGATTGGTTACTGGCCTATGAACAGACTTGTGCCAGGAACATGGCCCTGGCAAGGGTCGTTAGTAACATGCACCTCGCATCTTGAAGCCCACCGGGAGAAAACTGTACAGTTACGAATAATCTTCTCCACTTTGCCTTGA